Proteins from a single region of Paraflavitalea devenefica:
- the secY gene encoding preprotein translocase subunit SecY encodes MKKFIQTLKNIWSIEELKSKILVTITLIAVYRLGTHIVLPGIDPTKINTAASGGGILGLIDAFAGGAFSQASILALGIMPYISASIFMQLMTILYPPFQKMQKEGESGRKKINQYTRYLTVAVAILQASAYVAYLHQTNKDAMVQAYSSYFWLSTTVILSAGTLFVMWLGEKITDKGLGNGSSVIIMVGILARLPQSLMQEWSAKTTTGSGRGILLFVIEIAVLVAIIMGLIILIQGVRKIPVQYAKQIVGNRQFGGARQFLPIKVNSAGVMPIIFAQAIMFLPTLLSNFDSTRGLARIFGDHSNFWYMLIYAVMVIGFTFLYTALIFNPKQIADDLKRNNGFIPGVKPGQPTADYIGSVMDKITLPGAVLLAVVGILPGFAQRLGISQSFSSFFGGTSLLIMVGVVLDTLQQIETQLLMRQYDGLMKSGRVQGRQAVSPASL; translated from the coding sequence GTGAAAAAATTCATACAAACCCTGAAGAATATCTGGAGTATTGAGGAGCTGAAGAGTAAGATCCTGGTGACCATTACCCTGATAGCTGTATATCGCCTCGGTACACACATCGTACTGCCCGGTATTGATCCTACCAAGATCAATACGGCCGCATCCGGCGGTGGTATCCTGGGCCTGATTGATGCTTTTGCCGGCGGCGCCTTTTCACAGGCTTCCATCCTGGCATTGGGTATCATGCCTTATATCTCCGCTTCGATCTTCATGCAGTTGATGACCATCCTCTATCCCCCCTTCCAGAAGATGCAAAAAGAAGGAGAGAGTGGTCGTAAAAAGATCAACCAATACACTCGCTATCTTACTGTAGCCGTTGCTATCCTGCAGGCCAGCGCCTATGTGGCTTACCTGCACCAGACGAACAAGGATGCCATGGTACAAGCCTATTCTTCTTATTTCTGGCTCTCTACCACTGTTATTCTCAGCGCCGGCACATTATTCGTGATGTGGCTGGGTGAAAAGATCACTGATAAAGGGCTGGGTAACGGTAGCTCCGTAATCATCATGGTGGGTATCCTGGCTCGCCTTCCGCAATCATTGATGCAGGAATGGTCAGCCAAAACCACTACCGGAAGCGGCCGTGGTATATTGCTTTTTGTGATAGAGATCGCTGTACTGGTAGCCATTATTATGGGACTGATCATCCTCATCCAGGGGGTTCGTAAGATACCTGTACAGTATGCCAAACAAATTGTAGGTAACCGCCAGTTTGGTGGCGCCCGCCAGTTCCTGCCCATCAAGGTGAACAGTGCTGGTGTAATGCCTATCATCTTTGCACAGGCCATTATGTTCCTGCCTACTTTGTTGTCCAACTTTGACTCTACCCGTGGATTGGCCAGAATATTTGGCGATCACAGCAACTTCTGGTATATGCTAATCTATGCTGTAATGGTGATTGGTTTTACCTTCCTGTATACAGCGCTGATCTTTAATCCCAAGCAAATTGCTGATGATCTTAAACGTAACAATGGGTTCATTCCCGGTGTGAAACCCGGCCAGCCTACAGCCGATTATATTGGCTCTGTAATGGATAAGATCACGTTGCCAGGCGCTGTATTACTGGCTGTAGTAGGTATCCTGCCCGGATTTGCGCAACGTTTGGGCATTTCACAGTCTTTTTCTTCCTTTTTTGGAGGAACTTCCCTGCTGATCATGGTGGGTGTTGTCCTGGATACACTGCAACAAATTGAAACTCAACTTTTGATGCGTCAATACGATGGTTTGATGAAGAGTGGACGCGTACAGGGTCGTCAGGCAGTATCGCCCGCCTCCCTGTAA
- the rplO gene encoding 50S ribosomal protein L15, with protein sequence MKLHSIKPAEGATHREKRLGRGEASGKGGTSTKGNKGGQSRAGYQRKNAHEGGQMPIQRRLPKRGFTNINRVEYKVFNLGQVDHLVEKYELKEFSLENLYINGLVSRTDLVKILGNGELKSKVAFKVNAISEKAKAAIEAAGGTVEIVK encoded by the coding sequence ATGAAATTACACAGCATTAAGCCCGCAGAAGGCGCAACGCATAGAGAAAAAAGATTAGGTCGTGGTGAAGCATCCGGAAAGGGTGGTACCTCTACCAAAGGTAACAAAGGTGGTCAGAGCCGTGCCGGTTACCAACGTAAGAACGCGCATGAAGGTGGTCAGATGCCTATCCAGCGCCGTTTGCCAAAACGTGGTTTTACTAATATAAACAGGGTTGAGTACAAGGTGTTTAACCTCGGCCAAGTAGATCACCTCGTTGAAAAGTATGAACTGAAAGAATTCTCCCTGGAGAACCTGTATATCAATGGCCTGGTTAGCCGTACCGACCTGGTGAAAATATTGGGTAATGGCGAGCTGAAAAGCAAGGTAGCCTTCAAGGTGAATGCGATCAGCGAAAAAGCCAAAGCTGCCATTGAAGCAGCCGGCGGTACTGTGGAAATTGTAAAGTAA
- the rpmD gene encoding 50S ribosomal protein L30, which translates to MSKIKITLVKSGIDRPERQKLTLQALGLNKLNSTKEVEATPQILGMVRKVTHLVTVEEVK; encoded by the coding sequence ATGAGCAAGATTAAGATCACTTTAGTAAAAAGTGGAATTGACAGACCTGAACGTCAGAAGTTAACGCTTCAGGCATTGGGCTTGAATAAGCTGAATTCTACCAAAGAAGTGGAAGCAACTCCGCAAATACTGGGTATGGTGCGTAAAGTAACCCACCTGGTAACAGTAGAAGAGGTTAAGTAA